A window of Dehalococcoidia bacterium genomic DNA:
GATCTTGATTGTTTTGTCTTGATTGAGTTGCCGCGACGCATGTACTCGACGGCGAGGAGCGCGCGCGATTGAACGGAGATTGCATGCGCCGGCATTCTCCCATCGTACGGCGGCAGCGGCGCGCCACGAAGCGGACGATGACACGTGCACCGGCGTTACGCAGGCGCATCAGCCGTGCGTGCGGGCGCCGATGTTACGTAGCTATGGGCAGCGACCGGCAACAACGACCAGACCTACGCGTGGCGTGACGGAACAGCCGGGGCGGCTGTTCTCCACCTGCGGTGCGGCGGGGCCGTGCGTGGCTTGCCGACGGGTCACTGGCGCTATCCCCGTCATTCTGAGCAAGCGAAGCGCGGCGAAGAATCTCGGCGCGGCGACACGCTCCAACATCAAGCGGTTCTGTCGTCAACGTCTCGTCGTTCGTCGCGCTCGTCGGCTGCACGGTGCCGCAGGACGCGTACACGGCGAGCAAGGGCGCCGTGCTCGCACTCACCAAGTCGCTCGCCGTGCAGTTCGGCCCGCAGCGCGTGCGCGTCAACGCGATCTGCCCCGGCCCGATCCTGACGCCGATGCTCGTCGAGCTGTTTCCGAGCGAGGAGGAGAAGATGAAGCGCCTCAACCGCATCCCGATGTGCCGCTTCGGCCTGCCGGAGGACATCGCCTACGCGGCGCTCTACCTGGCGTCCGACGAGTCGTCGTGGACGACGGGCACGGAGATGGTCGTCGACGGCGGCATCACGGTGAATTACTTTTGATGGCAGTCGGCTGGCGGTGGGAGAAGCGCCGACCGTGTGGGAGTTGTGGATCACATACAGCCACCTGGCGCGTATCTGAATACCAGGACTTCGTCTCCGTCATGCCGCGTGATGTAAAGGTTCTCGACTGACTGGTCGCGCCACAGCCTAAAACTGT
This region includes:
- a CDS encoding SDR family oxidoreductase, with the translated sequence MSARRHAPTSSGSVVNVSSFVALVGCTVPQDAYTASKGAVLALTKSLAVQFGPQRVRVNAICPGPILTPMLVELFPSEEEKMKRLNRIPMCRFGLPEDIAYAALYLASDESSWTTGTEMVVDGGITVNYF